The following proteins are co-located in the Rhodococcus opacus B4 genome:
- a CDS encoding NCS1 family nucleobase:cation symporter-1 yields the protein MTQTASSPEGETVPGAHLAGAGLIKPGYHPRLTNDDLAPLKTQSWSSYNIFAFWMSDVHSVGGYVTAGSLFALGLTSWQVLVALVVGIAIVNVFANLVAKPSQVAGVPYPVMCRSAFGVLGANVPAVIRGLIAVAWYGIQTYLASHAFVILGLKIWPGLAPWADVHEHGFLGLSALGWAGFMTMWVLQALVFWRGMESIRKFIDFCGPAVYVVMLMLAIYLISEAGWSNISLNLGEVNYTGWSAVPVVLGAIALVVSYFSGPMLNFGDFSRYGKTFGAVKRGNFLGLPVNFLFFSILTVVTASATLPVYGRLITDPVETVAQMDNLFAVVLGLLTFIVATIGINIVANFVSPAFDFSHVSPQRISWRTGGMIAAVGSVLITPWNLYNNPEVIHYTLETLGAFIGPLFGILIADYYLVRRQRVILDDMFTMSHDGTYWYRKGYNPAAITSTVIGALVAMIPVILKAQPFGLDVWGMAGAAQYSWFLGMGIGFLCYLALSTGARRAHRTATVEA from the coding sequence ATGACTCAGACAGCGTCCTCCCCCGAAGGGGAAACCGTTCCCGGTGCACACCTGGCCGGCGCCGGACTGATCAAGCCCGGCTATCACCCGCGACTGACCAACGACGACCTCGCGCCGCTGAAGACCCAGTCGTGGTCGTCGTACAACATCTTCGCGTTCTGGATGTCCGACGTGCACAGCGTCGGCGGGTACGTCACCGCGGGCAGCCTGTTCGCGCTCGGACTGACCAGCTGGCAGGTCCTCGTGGCCCTGGTGGTCGGCATCGCGATCGTCAACGTGTTCGCGAACCTGGTGGCCAAGCCCAGCCAGGTCGCCGGTGTCCCCTACCCGGTCATGTGCCGCAGCGCCTTCGGCGTGCTGGGGGCGAACGTCCCGGCCGTCATCCGCGGCCTCATCGCGGTGGCGTGGTACGGAATCCAGACCTACCTGGCGTCGCACGCGTTCGTGATCCTCGGCCTGAAGATCTGGCCCGGCCTCGCGCCCTGGGCGGACGTGCACGAGCACGGATTCCTCGGACTGTCGGCGCTCGGCTGGGCCGGGTTCATGACGATGTGGGTGCTGCAGGCGCTCGTCTTCTGGCGCGGCATGGAGAGCATCCGCAAGTTCATCGACTTCTGCGGCCCCGCGGTGTACGTCGTGATGCTGATGCTCGCCATCTACCTGATCAGCGAGGCCGGCTGGTCGAACATCAGCCTGAACCTCGGCGAGGTGAACTACACCGGATGGTCGGCAGTGCCCGTGGTGCTCGGCGCGATCGCCCTTGTCGTGTCGTACTTCTCGGGACCGATGCTCAACTTCGGCGACTTCTCCCGGTACGGAAAGACATTCGGCGCGGTCAAGCGCGGCAACTTCCTCGGCCTCCCGGTGAACTTCCTGTTCTTCTCGATCCTCACCGTCGTCACCGCGTCCGCGACCCTGCCCGTGTACGGCCGCCTGATCACCGACCCGGTCGAAACGGTCGCGCAGATGGACAACCTGTTCGCCGTCGTCCTCGGCCTGCTCACCTTCATCGTCGCCACCATCGGCATCAACATCGTCGCCAACTTCGTGTCCCCGGCCTTCGACTTCTCGCACGTCAGCCCGCAGCGCATCAGCTGGCGTACGGGCGGGATGATCGCCGCCGTCGGTTCGGTGCTGATCACCCCGTGGAACCTCTACAACAACCCCGAGGTCATCCACTACACGCTCGAAACGCTCGGCGCCTTCATCGGCCCGCTGTTCGGAATCCTCATCGCGGACTACTACCTGGTGCGCAGGCAGCGGGTGATCCTCGACGACATGTTCACCATGTCGCACGACGGAACATATTGGTATAGAAAGGGTTACAACCCCGCTGCGATCACCTCCACCGTCATCGGCGCGCTCGTCGCGATGATTCCGGTGATCCTCAAGGCACAGCCGTTCGGACTCGACGTGTGGGGCATGGCCGGCGCCGCCCAGTACTCGTGGTTCCTGGGCATGGGCATCGGATTCCTCTGTTACCTCGCGCTGTCCACCGGCGCGCGTCGTGCGCACCGCACCGCAACGGTCGAGGCGTAG
- a CDS encoding GntR family transcriptional regulator: MPPRRPSLLVTNLANRDPGSSQTVILEELRRVILSGGAPPGTPIPVDEVAEHFGVSRIPIRESLKTLIGEGLVDHRANSGYTVARLTVDELEELYLVRGVLESAAHSVAITLADQADDTRARETYAALDRSVLEDDLTAYHRESRNFHLALASPCRMQRLLHMFEAAWNITEPVQPMSQVGTPERLRLHLGHRDMLAAFLARDAAALKAATDRHNEQLDTVIAALPTDTGIFRDTPG, from the coding sequence ATGCCCCCGCGACGACCGTCGCTGCTGGTCACGAACCTGGCCAACCGGGATCCCGGCAGCTCTCAGACCGTGATCCTGGAGGAACTGCGCCGGGTGATCCTCAGCGGCGGCGCCCCGCCGGGCACCCCGATCCCGGTGGACGAGGTGGCCGAGCACTTCGGTGTCAGCCGGATCCCGATCCGGGAGTCGCTGAAGACACTGATCGGCGAGGGCCTCGTCGATCACCGAGCCAACTCCGGGTACACGGTCGCCCGGCTGACCGTGGACGAACTCGAGGAGCTCTACCTGGTGCGGGGCGTCCTCGAGTCGGCGGCGCACTCGGTGGCGATCACCCTCGCCGACCAGGCCGACGACACGAGGGCCAGGGAGACGTACGCGGCACTCGACCGGTCGGTTCTCGAGGACGACCTGACCGCGTACCACCGGGAGAGCCGCAACTTCCACCTCGCCCTCGCGTCACCGTGCCGGATGCAGCGGCTGCTGCACATGTTCGAGGCGGCGTGGAACATCACCGAGCCGGTGCAGCCGATGTCGCAGGTGGGGACGCCGGAGCGGCTGCGGCTGCACCTCGGGCACCGCGACATGCTCGCGGCGTTCCTCGCCCGGGACGCCGCGGCGCTGAAGGCGGCCACCGATCGGCACAACGAACAACTCGACACGGTGATCGCGGCCCTGCCCACGGACACCGGAATCTTCCGGGACACGCCCGGGTAG
- the puuE gene encoding allantoinase PuuE — MTHGFDTNYPRDLVGYGQHPPDPQWPGGAKIAVQFVLNYEEGAENNVLHGDQGSETFLSEMVGAQAFPNRHMSMESIYEYGSRAGLWRVLRAFERRGLPLTIFAVAKAMQRNPEAVSAFRELGHEIACHGLWWKSYQLSDEDAERRDLAEAVDILRDLTGEAPLGWYTGRDSPLTRKLVVEHGGFEYDSDSYADDLPYWVKVDAPGKGLVDHLVVPYTLDTNDMRFASPGGFPSGEQFFAHLRDAFDVLYAEGTAGAPKMLSVGLHCRIVGRPARTAALERFLDHVQSHDGVWVARRIEIARHWRAVHPA; from the coding sequence ATGACCCACGGTTTCGACACCAACTACCCTCGTGACCTGGTCGGATACGGGCAGCACCCGCCCGATCCGCAGTGGCCGGGCGGGGCGAAGATCGCCGTCCAGTTCGTCCTCAACTACGAGGAGGGCGCCGAGAACAACGTCCTCCACGGCGACCAGGGCTCGGAGACGTTCCTGTCGGAGATGGTCGGTGCGCAGGCGTTTCCGAACCGGCACATGAGCATGGAATCGATCTACGAATACGGTTCCCGCGCCGGACTGTGGCGGGTGCTCCGGGCGTTCGAGCGGCGCGGGCTGCCGCTGACGATCTTCGCGGTAGCCAAGGCGATGCAGCGGAACCCGGAGGCCGTCAGCGCCTTTCGCGAACTCGGCCACGAGATCGCCTGCCACGGTCTGTGGTGGAAGTCGTACCAGCTCTCCGACGAGGACGCCGAGCGCAGAGACCTGGCCGAGGCGGTGGACATCCTGCGGGATCTCACCGGCGAGGCCCCGCTGGGCTGGTACACCGGCCGCGACTCCCCGCTCACCCGGAAACTGGTGGTCGAGCACGGCGGCTTCGAGTACGACTCCGACTCGTACGCCGACGACCTGCCGTACTGGGTGAAGGTCGACGCCCCCGGGAAAGGCCTCGTCGACCACCTGGTGGTGCCGTACACCCTCGACACCAACGACATGCGGTTCGCGTCCCCCGGCGGTTTCCCGAGCGGCGAGCAGTTCTTCGCGCACCTGCGGGACGCGTTCGACGTCCTGTACGCGGAGGGGACGGCCGGGGCGCCGAAGATGCTGTCCGTGGGCCTGCACTGCCGCATCGTCGGCAGGCCCGCCCGCACGGCGGCGCTGGAGCGCTTCCTCGACCACGTGCAGTCCCACGACGGCGTCTGGGTCGCCCGGCGCATCGAGATCGCCCGCCACTGGCGCGCCGTCCACCCCGCCTGA
- the alc gene encoding allantoicase, whose translation MTPNALTPPSFRSLPDLAVRTLGGAVVWANDELFAERENLIRPTAAVYQPATFGHKGQVYDGWETRRRRVAGTDEAIVRLGVPGVVRGVVVDTAWFKGNYPPEISVQAASVDGYPSAEELVGADWTTIVERSPVEGDTENPFAVDSGARWTHVKLTMHPDGGVARLRVHGEGRPDPRFLDAGPVDLAALENGARVTSCSNMFYGSPQNMLLPGLARVMGDGWETSRRRDDGNDWVEIRLAAQGTVSLAEIDTSYFLGNAPGEASLLGRDGDGEWVELLPRTRLQPDTRHRFVIDGDRPVTDARLDIFPDGGMARLRLWGSLTEAGRAGLES comes from the coding sequence GTGACCCCGAACGCCTTGACCCCGCCCAGCTTCCGGAGTCTTCCGGACCTGGCCGTACGCACACTCGGCGGCGCCGTCGTGTGGGCCAACGACGAGTTGTTCGCCGAGCGGGAGAACCTCATCCGCCCCACGGCCGCCGTGTACCAGCCGGCGACGTTCGGCCACAAGGGTCAGGTGTACGACGGCTGGGAGACCCGCCGCCGCCGGGTGGCGGGCACGGACGAGGCAATCGTCCGGCTCGGGGTTCCGGGCGTGGTGCGCGGCGTCGTGGTCGATACCGCCTGGTTCAAGGGGAACTATCCGCCGGAGATCTCGGTGCAGGCGGCGTCCGTCGACGGCTACCCGTCCGCCGAGGAACTGGTCGGCGCCGACTGGACCACGATCGTCGAGCGCAGCCCCGTCGAGGGTGACACCGAGAATCCGTTCGCGGTCGACTCCGGCGCTCGGTGGACGCACGTGAAGCTCACGATGCACCCGGACGGCGGCGTCGCCCGCCTGCGGGTGCACGGCGAGGGCCGCCCCGACCCGCGTTTTCTCGATGCGGGCCCCGTCGATCTCGCGGCGCTCGAGAACGGTGCCCGAGTCACGTCCTGTTCCAACATGTTCTACGGATCGCCGCAGAACATGCTGCTCCCCGGCCTCGCCCGGGTGATGGGCGACGGCTGGGAAACGTCCCGCCGCCGCGACGACGGCAACGACTGGGTCGAGATCCGGCTCGCCGCCCAGGGCACGGTGTCGCTGGCCGAGATCGACACGTCGTACTTCCTGGGCAACGCCCCAGGTGAGGCGAGCCTGCTCGGACGGGACGGGGACGGCGAGTGGGTGGAATTGCTCCCGCGGACGCGTCTGCAGCCCGACACGAGGCACCGCTTCGTCATCGACGGTGATCGGCCCGTCACGGACGCCCGGCTCGACATCTTCCCGGACGGCGGCATGGCGCGGTTGCGGTTGTGGGGTTCCCTGACCGAGGCGGGTCGGGCAGGCTTGGAATCATGA
- a CDS encoding DUF6986 family protein, giving the protein MNPQYLSRLPDSGFDRVDALLTPVDSDLAAAFPGDRQQPQPIHTVYVSAADSGPDTPRVWGEQAVELLDRYTGALSEIGTTGALPDVRATLERCPIQDLRIDFEDGYGWRSDDVEDAAALETGRTLRQLSSAPSGPRSLGIRAKGLAPHERRRGIRTLELVLEGAGGVPDGFVFTVPKLRAAQQVTAVVALCEELESAYGLPDGSLRFELQIESPQAVLGPDGTVTVAKAIQLAEGRCTGLHYGTYDYSAACGIASRFQSLEHPVADHAKSVMLVAAAQTGVWVCDGSTQVVPQGSDEEIRAALARHYRLVTRSLERGYYQGWDMHPGHLITRWLATFDFYRDALPAAATRLQAYLDRQGGGVMDEPATAQALATVVLRGLACGAFDEDAVRAQAPGCTVDTLRDLLTRAVVPES; this is encoded by the coding sequence GTGAACCCCCAGTACCTCAGCCGTCTCCCGGACAGCGGTTTCGACCGCGTCGACGCACTCCTCACACCCGTCGACAGCGACCTCGCGGCGGCCTTTCCGGGTGATCGGCAGCAACCGCAGCCCATCCACACCGTCTACGTGAGCGCGGCGGACTCCGGCCCGGACACCCCGAGGGTGTGGGGCGAGCAGGCTGTCGAACTGCTGGACAGGTACACCGGCGCGTTGTCCGAAATCGGCACGACCGGTGCGCTTCCCGACGTGCGCGCGACGCTCGAGCGCTGCCCGATCCAGGATCTGCGGATCGACTTCGAGGACGGCTACGGCTGGCGGAGCGACGACGTCGAGGACGCGGCCGCGCTGGAGACGGGTCGCACGCTGCGACAGCTCTCGTCCGCCCCGTCGGGCCCGCGGTCGCTGGGTATCCGCGCGAAGGGGCTGGCGCCGCACGAGCGCCGCCGCGGCATCCGGACGCTCGAACTGGTCCTCGAAGGCGCGGGTGGGGTTCCCGACGGCTTCGTGTTCACCGTGCCGAAACTGCGTGCGGCCCAGCAGGTCACCGCCGTCGTCGCGCTGTGTGAGGAACTGGAGAGCGCGTACGGGCTCCCCGACGGGTCGCTGCGCTTCGAGTTGCAGATCGAGAGCCCGCAGGCCGTCCTCGGGCCGGACGGCACCGTGACCGTCGCGAAGGCGATCCAGCTCGCCGAGGGGCGCTGCACCGGATTGCACTACGGCACTTACGACTACAGCGCGGCTTGCGGGATCGCCTCCCGATTCCAGTCGCTCGAGCACCCGGTGGCCGACCACGCCAAGTCCGTGATGCTGGTGGCCGCGGCCCAGACCGGGGTGTGGGTGTGCGACGGGTCCACCCAGGTGGTCCCGCAGGGCAGCGACGAGGAGATCCGCGCCGCGCTCGCCCGGCACTACCGGCTCGTCACCCGGTCGCTCGAACGCGGGTACTACCAGGGGTGGGACATGCATCCCGGGCATCTGATCACCCGCTGGCTCGCGACGTTCGACTTCTACCGCGACGCGCTGCCCGCCGCGGCCACCCGTCTGCAGGCCTACCTCGACCGCCAGGGCGGCGGGGTGATGGACGAGCCGGCCACCGCGCAGGCTCTCGCGACGGTGGTGCTGCGGGGGCTGGCGTGCGGCGCGTTCGACGAGGACGCGGTCCGCGCGCAGGCGCCCGGATGCACGGTGGACACGCTGCGCGACCTCCTCACCCGGGCGGTGGTTCCCGAGAGCTGA
- the zapE gene encoding cell division protein ZapE, producing MEVEVLLDEAQRSAVAVLDETADGLAQGRPGVRGVYLWGPVGRGKTWLMDRFHAASEVPSRRVHFHAFFRRLHADAHTLGSIDLAIDAALGDVRLLCFDEFHLHDVGDAMLVARLLEALFARGITLVVTSNYPPEGLLPNPLFHHLFAPTITVLERNLTVVRVGGPVDYRTATTPETGFAAGRFVPATDIEVPAPSERVVVSVGTRTVTAAAVRDRTVWFEFAALCGTPTAPADYLDLSERFGHWVLIGVPRLREAGAQTLRRFANVVDVLYDGGTALTVVADARWEEMFTGLAGTLDVDRLVSPVVDAAPVTAETDQGVCLGGGVSIRRTGCTRADPAGRCRTVR from the coding sequence GTGGAGGTAGAGGTTCTGCTGGACGAAGCGCAGCGCTCGGCCGTGGCCGTCCTGGACGAGACCGCCGACGGCCTGGCGCAGGGCAGGCCCGGGGTTCGCGGCGTGTATCTCTGGGGGCCTGTGGGACGTGGCAAGACGTGGCTGATGGATCGCTTCCACGCGGCCTCGGAGGTCCCGAGCCGGCGCGTGCACTTCCACGCGTTCTTCCGCCGCCTCCACGCCGACGCACACACGCTGGGGTCCATCGACCTCGCGATCGACGCGGCGCTCGGGGACGTCCGGCTACTGTGCTTCGACGAGTTCCACCTCCACGACGTCGGGGACGCGATGCTGGTCGCGCGGCTGCTGGAGGCGCTGTTCGCTCGCGGCATCACGCTGGTGGTCACGTCGAACTATCCGCCCGAGGGTCTGCTGCCCAACCCGCTGTTCCATCACCTGTTCGCGCCGACGATCACCGTGCTCGAACGGAATCTGACCGTCGTGCGGGTGGGCGGTCCCGTTGACTACCGCACCGCGACCACGCCGGAGACCGGGTTCGCCGCCGGCCGGTTCGTCCCCGCGACCGACATCGAGGTTCCGGCCCCGTCGGAGCGGGTCGTCGTGTCCGTCGGCACACGCACCGTGACGGCCGCGGCGGTACGTGACCGGACGGTCTGGTTCGAGTTCGCGGCGCTGTGCGGCACCCCGACCGCGCCCGCCGACTACCTCGACCTGTCCGAACGGTTCGGCCACTGGGTGCTCATCGGCGTGCCCCGGCTGCGGGAGGCCGGCGCGCAGACCCTGCGACGCTTCGCGAACGTCGTCGACGTGCTGTACGACGGCGGCACCGCGCTGACCGTCGTGGCGGACGCACGGTGGGAGGAGATGTTCACCGGACTCGCGGGCACACTCGACGTCGATCGCCTGGTCAGCCCGGTTGTCGACGCTGCGCCGGTGACCGCCGAGACAGACCAGGGGGTCTGCCTCGGCGGGGGTGTGTCGATCAGACGTACCGGCTGTACGCGGGCAGATCCAGCTGGCCGTTGCCGGACAGTCCGATGA
- a CDS encoding TrpB-like pyridoxal phosphate-dependent enzyme, with translation MTMSPATGAELARSLEPLGVAIPSAVPTHWYNLAADLPEPVPPHLHPGTREPLGPEDLAPLFPASLIEQEVATDRYIEIPETVREIYGMWRPSPLVRAHRLERVLGTPARIYYKYEGVSPVGSHKPNTAVAQAYYNALEGTTKLTTETGAGQWGASLSFAGALLGLDVEVWQVRASYDAKPYRRLQMEAYGGICHPSPSDLTEAGRAILAEHPDTTGSLGMAISEAVEVAANDPRAHYSLGSVLNHVMLHQTVIGQEAMAQLEDAGEPIAHTVFGCAGGGSNLAGLTFPFLGRNLREGATTRLIACEPAACPSLTQGEYRYDFGDVAGLTPLLKMYTLGNDFVPPAIHAGGLRYHGMSPMVSHAVALGLMEATAIEQDDALTAGLLFARAEGIIPAPESTHGVAAAIAHARTVTEPEVVVIGLSGNGQLDLPAYSRYV, from the coding sequence TTGACGATGTCCCCGGCAACCGGAGCAGAATTGGCTCGTTCATTGGAACCTCTGGGGGTTGCGATTCCCTCGGCCGTTCCCACGCATTGGTACAACCTGGCGGCCGATCTTCCGGAACCCGTTCCGCCGCATCTGCATCCCGGGACGCGGGAGCCGCTGGGACCGGAAGACCTGGCGCCGCTGTTTCCGGCGAGCCTGATCGAGCAGGAGGTCGCGACCGACCGCTACATCGAGATCCCCGAAACGGTGCGGGAGATCTACGGCATGTGGCGTCCGTCGCCGCTGGTGCGCGCGCATCGGCTCGAGCGGGTGCTCGGCACCCCGGCGCGGATCTACTACAAGTACGAGGGCGTGAGCCCGGTCGGCTCGCACAAGCCGAATACGGCTGTCGCGCAGGCCTACTACAACGCCCTCGAGGGCACCACCAAGCTCACCACCGAGACCGGCGCGGGCCAGTGGGGCGCGTCGCTGTCGTTCGCCGGTGCGCTGCTCGGTCTCGACGTCGAGGTGTGGCAGGTCCGCGCGTCCTACGACGCGAAGCCCTACCGCCGGCTCCAGATGGAGGCGTACGGCGGCATCTGCCATCCGTCCCCGTCCGACCTCACCGAGGCGGGCCGCGCGATTCTCGCCGAGCACCCCGACACGACGGGTTCGCTGGGGATGGCGATCAGCGAGGCCGTCGAAGTGGCCGCGAACGACCCCCGCGCGCACTACTCGCTGGGCAGCGTCCTCAACCACGTCATGCTCCACCAGACCGTGATCGGCCAGGAGGCGATGGCCCAGCTCGAGGATGCAGGCGAACCGATCGCGCACACGGTATTCGGTTGCGCCGGAGGCGGTTCCAATCTCGCCGGCCTGACCTTCCCGTTCCTTGGCCGCAACCTGCGCGAGGGCGCCACCACCCGCCTCATCGCGTGTGAACCGGCGGCCTGCCCGTCGCTCACGCAGGGCGAGTACCGCTACGACTTCGGCGACGTCGCGGGCCTCACGCCACTGTTGAAGATGTACACGCTGGGCAACGACTTCGTACCGCCTGCGATCCATGCAGGCGGTCTGCGGTACCACGGCATGTCGCCGATGGTCTCGCACGCCGTCGCCCTCGGACTGATGGAGGCCACCGCGATCGAGCAGGACGACGCTCTCACCGCGGGATTGCTGTTCGCCCGCGCCGAAGGCATCATCCCCGCGCCGGAGTCCACGCACGGCGTGGCCGCGGCCATCGCGCACGCCCGCACGGTCACCGAACCGGAGGTCGTGGTCATCGGACTGTCCGGCAACGGCCAGCTGGATCTGCCCGCGTACAGCCGGTACGTCTGA
- a CDS encoding DUF4129 domain-containing protein, whose protein sequence is MPDRRVMSRIVHTVALLAAVVTATLVVRAVPAPDTPATAAEPSAGATRALVVLSAIAVVVAAIALASAVRGGRPRVAPDPPTVGSTGNAGSSVSRRHVVGWAVFASLVVAAAFLLGSVRGDEPLDRQRATTSQAADEGDDRTGEVVSTEPAPPPDTVAETREDLAELWTAAAIVGPILVTVLILGAVARRPLRSRVGAWTAASSPDAPAGTQSLARAAEEGLAVVVAPGLPPREAIIASYAAMEDALRAAPGAEPRDSDTPSEVLARAVQLGALRFEAAAPLVRLFSEARFSLHPMGEHHRDEAADLLRRVLEDVGSDACSPSR, encoded by the coding sequence ATGCCGGACCGTCGGGTGATGAGCAGGATCGTCCACACGGTCGCCCTGCTGGCGGCCGTCGTGACGGCCACCCTTGTGGTCAGGGCGGTCCCCGCACCCGACACCCCCGCCACTGCGGCGGAGCCGAGTGCGGGGGCGACGCGGGCGTTGGTCGTGCTCTCGGCGATCGCCGTCGTCGTCGCGGCCATTGCGCTCGCGTCGGCCGTCCGTGGTGGCCGGCCCCGGGTCGCCCCCGACCCGCCGACGGTCGGGTCGACCGGGAACGCCGGGTCGTCGGTCTCCCGCAGGCACGTGGTCGGGTGGGCGGTGTTCGCCTCCCTTGTCGTGGCCGCGGCGTTCCTCCTCGGATCCGTCCGTGGCGACGAGCCTCTCGACCGTCAGCGGGCGACGACCAGCCAGGCCGCAGACGAGGGGGACGACCGAACCGGCGAGGTGGTGTCCACCGAGCCGGCCCCGCCGCCCGACACGGTCGCGGAGACCCGCGAGGACCTCGCGGAATTGTGGACCGCGGCAGCGATTGTCGGTCCGATCCTGGTGACGGTGCTGATCCTCGGTGCCGTGGCCCGGCGTCCCCTCAGATCCCGGGTCGGCGCCTGGACGGCGGCGAGTTCCCCCGACGCTCCGGCCGGCACGCAATCGTTGGCCCGGGCCGCGGAGGAAGGTCTCGCCGTGGTCGTGGCCCCCGGTCTGCCGCCGCGCGAGGCCATCATTGCCAGCTACGCGGCGATGGAGGACGCGTTGCGGGCGGCGCCGGGCGCCGAGCCGCGGGATTCGGACACGCCATCCGAAGTGCTCGCTCGCGCAGTCCAACTCGGAGCGCTGCGCTTCGAGGCGGCGGCACCACTGGTGCGCCTGTTCTCGGAGGCACGGTTCAGCCTGCATCCGATGGGTGAACATCACCGTGACGAGGCCGCGGATCTGCTGCGGCGCGTGCTCGAAGACGTGGGGAGCGACGCATGCTCGCCGTCGCGGTAA
- a CDS encoding AAA family ATPase produces MTMPAEVTTARAHAVLAEVERAVVGKHDELTSILLAVLAGGHVLIEDLPGLGKTLVARSFAAALGLDFTRVQFTPDLLPADLLGATIYDMPSGRFEFRPGPIFTNLLLADEINRTPPKTQAALLEAMAEGQVSVDGTTRMLPRPFVVLATDNPIEYEGTYPLPEAQLDRFALRLRLGYLTETDEHEMLRRRLDRGSAAAVVQQVVDAADLLAMRESLEQVSVHHDVLGYVVALANATRHHPQVEVGASPRAELDLVQLARARALLAGRDFVIPEDIKALAVPAVAHRISLRPEMWVRRIRSDDVLAELLRRLPAPRAR; encoded by the coding sequence GTGACGATGCCCGCCGAGGTCACCACCGCGCGCGCCCACGCGGTGCTGGCGGAGGTCGAACGGGCGGTGGTCGGCAAGCACGACGAACTCACGTCGATCCTGCTCGCCGTGCTCGCGGGCGGGCACGTGCTCATCGAGGACCTGCCCGGACTCGGAAAGACGTTGGTGGCGCGCTCTTTCGCCGCCGCGCTCGGGCTCGACTTCACGCGGGTCCAGTTCACCCCCGACCTGCTGCCCGCCGACCTGCTCGGCGCCACCATCTACGACATGCCGTCGGGGCGGTTCGAGTTCCGTCCGGGCCCGATCTTCACCAACCTGCTCCTCGCCGACGAGATCAACCGAACCCCGCCCAAGACCCAGGCCGCGTTGCTCGAGGCCATGGCCGAGGGGCAGGTCAGCGTCGACGGCACCACCCGAATGCTGCCGCGTCCCTTCGTCGTACTCGCCACCGACAATCCCATCGAATACGAGGGCACCTACCCGCTGCCCGAGGCGCAGCTCGACCGGTTCGCGCTCCGCCTGCGACTGGGGTACCTCACCGAGACCGACGAGCACGAGATGCTGCGCCGACGGCTCGATCGGGGATCCGCCGCCGCCGTCGTCCAGCAGGTGGTCGATGCCGCCGACCTCCTGGCGATGCGCGAATCGCTCGAACAGGTCAGCGTGCATCACGACGTCCTCGGGTACGTCGTCGCGCTCGCGAACGCCACCCGGCATCACCCGCAGGTCGAGGTGGGGGCCAGCCCCCGCGCCGAACTCGATCTCGTCCAGTTGGCGCGGGCCCGCGCCCTCCTCGCCGGCCGCGACTTCGTCATCCCCGAGGACATCAAGGCGCTGGCCGTTCCCGCTGTCGCGCACCGCATCAGCCTGCGCCCGGAGATGTGGGTGCGCCGCATCCGCAGCGACGACGTCCTCGCCGAACTGCTGCGCCGCCTGCCCGCGCCGAGGGCGCGATGA